A single window of Serinus canaria isolate serCan28SL12 chromosome 14, serCan2020, whole genome shotgun sequence DNA harbors:
- the PRR35 gene encoding proline-rich protein 35: protein MSKDDGGCKLTSVYKHKERKPKKPHYIPRPWGKPYNYKCFQCPFTCMEKSHLYNHMKYSLCKNSLSLLIESDWPYKKGNLLHPELRLLHTESSRLRGRRDEQDTCDPAATPGASAQAKQVPSRDGHEEKPMAGVEILPAEGGGEEGGQFQEEEEDVAGLLREMDAGEKKERNEEPGCQGDPAEPEVNTLVFGFKNKRDNKPCKEVEPDFIITDVFSLKNHVMKSREMASPDLDAKPKHCKVPKKCLASGGILMEQWKLVANGQRRNTPEVSPPCTDSNIIPCYPPPAYSEYHEPQGLNLSLLGINYPLNPSLFSYLSPTMANSTTTHPHLAHLPFLASTAQLMHPHASHFQPLQSPERSAFLPRFYYPLLFEHTFGSTDSKMSSSKPDSQQLVGSVMPTPPQNKPSSEPNKPGLLKVPVMKTSFPWAKGVREEPGSELSHSAMVGQEEEEKWLSQEKESNPALGLSNLRKKSATDIYQTMVGMKGGTFTPSSVRKTELPVVTCLETSSPPRNPLKRKFPANGLDLIGPERMMPGKLSYQSGPRANPGHIPKALDHWHLDVLTGQPEEPERGNDTEVLPSVGAALDHGLCKQSQPQETSAMTGPEATTVLIGDLSKTLEEYQEVEKKLSDLAKEDTPGQKELRDQLVKIRRELYHIHQALEKATKPHEGPLDLSVKRSSEGLEKVQQAKKEPCNVSLGSEKLHGKDQGPLSECPVPREAGDGEGLPNCLLEAENKTIDLLIKMSRSESLQAASSEAPLGAMIKAEVLPLTVPLELRHVMEPYYSRPTKCEADSSVLLCSDGRSGSTQGPQLLAGAEDGPLGCRAMQRSLSCGLPGDTDTLCVHSPLHADP, encoded by the exons ATGTCCAAGGACGACGGGGGCTGCAAGCTGACCTCGGTCTACAAGCACAAGGAGAGGAAGCCAAAGAAGCCACACTACATCCCGAGGCCATGGGGCAAACCCTACAATTACAAATGCTTCCAGTGTCCCTTCACCTGCATGGAGAAGTCCCACCTCTACAATCACATGAAGTACAGCCTGTGCAAGAactccctgtccctcctcatCGAGTCTGACTGGCCCTACAAAAAGGGCAACCTGCTCCACCCAGAGCTGCGGCTGCTGCACACGGAGAGCTCCCGCCTGCGCGGGCGGCGGGACGAGCAGGACACCTGTGACCCCGCGGCCACCCCAGGAGCCTCTGCCCAGGCCAAGCAGGTCCCCAGCAGGGATGGCCATGAGGAGAAGCCGATGGCAGGGGTGGAGATCCTGCCTGCTGAAGGGGGTGGTGAGGAAGGCGGCCAGTtccaggaagaggaggaggatgttGCTGGCTTGCTGAGGGAGATGGATGCgggggagaagaaagagagaaacgAAGAGCCAGGTTGCCAAGGTGACCCAGCTGAACCAGAAGTGAACACTTTGGTCTTTGGCTTCAAGAACAAGAGGGACAACAAGCCTTGCAAGGAGGTGGAGCCTGACTTCATCATCACAGATGTCTTCTCCCTCAAGAACCATGTCAtgaagagcagggaaatggCCTCCCCTGACCTAGATGCAAAGCCAAAGCATTGCAAAGTGCCAAAGAAATGCCTGGCAAGTGGTGGGATCTTGATGGAGCAGTGGAAACTGGTGGCAAATGGGCAAAGGAGGAACACACCTGAGGTCTCCCCACCTTGTACTGACAGCAACATTATCCCATGCTACCCCCCTCCAGCCTACAGTGAATACCACGAACCTCAGGGCCTGAACCTCTCACTGCTGGGTATTAACTACCCATTGAACCCCAGTCTCTTCTCCTACCTGAGCCCCACCATGGCCAACAGCACAACAACACACCCTCACTTGGCTCACCTGCCCTTCCTGGcctccacagcccagctgatgCACCCCCATGCCTCTCACttccagcctctgcagagccccgAGCGCTCAGCCTTCCTCCCCCGCTTCTACTACCCTCTGCTCTTCGAGCACACCTTCGGCTCCACGGACAGCAAGATGTCCTCCAGCAAGCCAgattcccagcagctggtgggCTCAGTCATGCCCAcaccaccccaaaacaaaccttcCAGTGAGCCAAACAAACCCGGGCTGCTGAAAGTTCCCGTGATGAAGACAAGTTTTCCTTGGGCCAAAGGTGTCCGGGAGGAGCCAGGCTCTGAACTCAGCCACTCTGCCATGGTGGggcaggaagaagaagagaaatggcTGTCCCAGGAGAAGGAGAGCAACCCAGCTTTGGGCCTCAGCAACCTACGCAAGAAGTCAGCCACTGACATCTACCAAACTATGGTGGGGATGAAGGGTGGCACTTTCACTCCCAGCAGTGTCAGGAAGACAGAGTTGCCCGTCGTGACCTGTCTGGAGACCAGCAGCCCTCCAAGAAACCCGCTGAAGAGGAAGTTCCCTGCCAATGGGCTGGATTTGATAGGACCCGAAAGGATGATGCCTGGGAAGCTCAGCTACCAGAG CGGTCCAAGGGCCAACCCTGGCCACATCCCCAAGGCCCTGGACCACTGGCACTTGGATGTCCTCACAGGCCAGCCTGAGGAACCAGAGAGGGGCAATGACACTGAAGTCCTTCCCTCTGTGGGTGCTGCCCTGGACCACGGCCTCTGCAAGCAGAGCCAACCTCAAGAGACTTCTGCCATGACAGGCCCTGAGGCCACAACTGTGCTTATTGGGGACCTGTCTAAAACCTTGGAGGAGTACCAAGAGGTGGAGAAGAAACTGTCTGATCTGGCAAAGGAGGACACCCCCGGGCAAAAAGAGCTGAGGGACCAGCTGGTCAAAATCCGAAGAGAGCTCTACCACATCCACCAGGCACTGGAGAAAGCCACTAAACCGCACGAGGGACCGCTGGACCTGTCGGTGAAGAGATCCTCTGAAGGGCTGGAGAAGGTCCAGCAGGCCAAGAAGGAGCCCTGCAACGTGAGCCTGGGAAGCGAGAAGCTGCATGGCAAAGACCAAGGGCCCCTCAGTGAATGTCCGGTccccagggaggctggagaTGGGGAGGGGCTGCCCAACTGCCTCCTCGAGGCCGAGAACAAAACCATTGACCTGCTGATCAAGATGAGCCGCTCCGAGAGCCTGCAGGCGGCCTCCTCCGAGGCGCCCCTGGGTGCCATGATCAAGGCTGAGGTGCTGCCCCTCACCGTGCCCCTGGAGCTGCGCCACGTCATGGAGCCCTACTACAGCCGGCCCACCAAGTGCGAGGCAGACTCCAGCGTCCTGCTCTGCTCCGATGGCAGGTCTGGCAGCACGCAGGGCCCGCAGCTCCTGGCCGGCGCCGAGGACGGGCCCCTGGGCTGCCGGGCCATGCAGCGCTCCCTGTCCTGCGGCCTCCCAGGCGACACCGACACCCTGTGTGTCCACAGCCCTCTGCATGCTGACCCCTAA